Proteins from one Nitrobacteraceae bacterium AZCC 2146 genomic window:
- a CDS encoding threonyl-tRNA synthetase (product_source=KO:K01868; cath_funfam=3.10.20.30,3.30.930.10,3.30.980.10,3.40.50.800; cog=COG0441; ko=KO:K01868; pfam=PF00587,PF02824,PF03129,PF07973; smart=SM00863; superfamily=52954,55186,55681,81271; tigrfam=TIGR00418), producing MPDSNKPASGFQFGLANLTPANQITVTFPDGAAREFAKGTTGFEIAKGISPSLAKRTVAMALDGIVTDLSDAIEQNVKIDFINRDDPRALELIRHDAAHVLAEAVQALWPGTQVTIGPVIENGFYYDFFRNEPFTPEDFAAIEKKMREIIQRDKPFTKEIWTRDDIKQVFSDNGEMFKVELVDAIPADQTIKVYKQGDWFDLCRGPHMTSVGKVGNAFKLMKVAGAYWRGDSNNPMLTRIYGTAFAKQEDLDAYLKQIEEAEKRDHRKLGRELDLFHFQEEGPGVVFWHAKGWTVFQALIAYMRRRLAGDYSEVNAPQILDKSLWETSGHWEWYRENMFAAQSAGDEAEDKRWFALKPMNCPGHVQIFKHGLKSYRDLPLRLAEFGVVHRYEPSGAMHGLMRVRGFTQDDAHVFCTEQQLADECLKINDLILSTYSDFGFGDIVVKLSTRPEKRVGTDEMWDHAERVMATVLSVIETQSEGRIKTEISPGEGAFYGPKFEYVLRDAIGRDWQCGTTQVDFNLPERFGAFYIDADGSKKAPVMVHRAICGSMERFIGILIEHFAGNFPLWLSPTQIVVTTITSDGDEYAKVVAAAARRAGLRVEIDLRNEKINYKVREHSLAKIPALLVVGKKEAESQSVSIRRLGSENQTVMKLTDALAALVEEATPPDVKRALAET from the coding sequence ATGCCAGACAGCAACAAGCCCGCATCAGGATTCCAGTTCGGGCTCGCCAACCTCACCCCCGCCAATCAGATCACCGTCACCTTCCCCGATGGCGCCGCGCGTGAGTTCGCCAAGGGCACCACCGGCTTCGAGATCGCCAAGGGCATCTCGCCGTCGCTGGCCAAGCGCACCGTGGCGATGGCGCTCGACGGGATCGTGACCGACCTGTCCGACGCGATCGAACAGAACGTCAAAATCGACTTTATCAACCGCGACGATCCCCGCGCGCTGGAGCTGATCCGGCATGACGCCGCCCATGTGCTGGCGGAAGCCGTGCAGGCGCTGTGGCCGGGCACCCAGGTGACCATCGGCCCGGTGATCGAGAACGGCTTCTATTACGATTTCTTCCGCAACGAGCCGTTCACGCCGGAAGACTTTGCCGCGATCGAGAAGAAGATGCGCGAGATCATCCAGCGCGACAAACCCTTCACCAAGGAAATCTGGACCCGCGACGACATCAAGCAGGTGTTTTCCGACAACGGCGAGATGTTCAAGGTCGAACTGGTCGACGCGATTCCGGCCGACCAGACCATCAAGGTCTACAAGCAGGGCGACTGGTTCGACCTCTGCCGTGGCCCGCATATGACGTCGGTCGGCAAAGTCGGCAATGCGTTCAAGCTGATGAAGGTGGCGGGCGCCTATTGGCGTGGCGACAGCAACAATCCGATGCTGACGCGCATCTACGGCACCGCTTTCGCCAAGCAGGAAGACCTCGACGCGTACCTCAAGCAGATCGAGGAAGCCGAGAAACGCGACCACCGCAAGCTCGGCCGCGAACTCGACCTGTTCCACTTCCAGGAAGAAGGTCCCGGCGTCGTGTTCTGGCACGCCAAGGGCTGGACCGTATTCCAGGCCCTGATCGCCTACATGCGCCGCCGTCTCGCCGGCGACTACAGCGAGGTCAACGCGCCGCAGATTCTCGACAAGTCACTATGGGAAACCTCCGGCCACTGGGAATGGTATCGCGAGAACATGTTCGCCGCGCAATCCGCCGGCGACGAGGCCGAGGACAAGCGCTGGTTCGCGCTGAAGCCGATGAATTGCCCCGGTCATGTGCAAATCTTCAAGCACGGGCTGAAGAGCTACCGCGACCTGCCGCTGCGCCTTGCCGAATTCGGCGTGGTGCATCGCTATGAGCCGTCCGGCGCCATGCACGGCCTGATGCGCGTCCGCGGTTTCACCCAGGACGACGCCCATGTGTTCTGCACCGAGCAGCAGCTCGCCGACGAGTGCCTGAAGATCAACGATCTGATCCTGTCGACCTATTCCGACTTCGGCTTTGGCGACATCGTCGTCAAGCTGTCGACGCGCCCGGAGAAGCGCGTCGGCACCGACGAGATGTGGGATCACGCCGAGCGCGTGATGGCCACCGTGTTGTCGGTGATCGAGACTCAGTCCGAAGGACGCATCAAGACCGAGATCAGCCCCGGTGAAGGCGCATTCTACGGACCGAAGTTCGAATACGTGCTGCGCGACGCCATCGGCCGCGACTGGCAGTGCGGCACCACGCAGGTCGACTTCAACCTGCCGGAACGCTTCGGTGCGTTCTATATCGACGCCGATGGATCGAAGAAGGCGCCGGTGATGGTGCATCGCGCGATCTGCGGCTCGATGGAGCGCTTCATCGGCATCCTGATCGAACATTTTGCGGGCAATTTCCCGCTGTGGCTGTCGCCGACCCAGATCGTTGTCACCACCATCACCTCCGATGGCGATGAATATGCCAAGGTTGTCGCTGCCGCCGCGCGGCGCGCGGGATTGCGCGTCGAGATCGATCTTCGCAACGAGAAGATCAACTACAAGGTCCGCGAGCACTCGCTGGCAAAAATCCCGGCGCTGCTGGTGGTCGGCAAGAAGGAAGCCGAAAGCCAGTCGGTCTCGATCCGCCGCCTCGGCAGCGAGAACCAGACCGTGATGAAGCTGACCGACGCCCTCGCCGCGCTGGTCGAGGAAGCGACGCCGCCGGATGTGAAGCGGGCGCTGGCGGAAACCTGA
- a CDS encoding hypothetical protein (product_source=Hypo-rule applied) — protein MTDEQELPAYPIRAYQLIPDPNRPHVVALAFETERGHSLYLATREILEDLGKDLLDRAAKMPFKKEPK, from the coding sequence ATGACCGACGAACAGGAGCTGCCCGCTTATCCGATCCGGGCGTACCAGTTGATCCCGGATCCGAACCGGCCGCATGTGGTGGCGCTGGCGTTCGAGACCGAGCGTGGCCACAGCCTGTATCTGGCCACGCGGGAGATTCTCGAAGACCTCGGAAAGGATCTTCTCGATCGCGCCGCGAAGATGCCATTCAAGAAAGAACCAAAATAG
- a CDS encoding hypothetical protein (product_source=Hypo-rule applied), whose product MASGPWANRPVRAVTGAAFSILPRARDGLEILFAMIFLFLAQCADQGLRATGKPTVPNEAILVLS is encoded by the coding sequence ATGGCTTCCGGGCCATGGGCGAACCGGCCGGTCCGCGCGGTAACGGGGGCCGCCTTCTCGATTTTGCCGCGTGCGCGCGATGGGCTCGAAATACTGTTCGCAATGATATTTCTCTTTCTCGCGCAATGCGCCGACCAGGGCCTGCGCGCGACCGGCAAGCCAACCGTGCCGAACGAGGCTATTTTGGTTCTTTCTTGA
- a CDS encoding nitroreductase (product_source=COG0778; cath_funfam=3.40.109.10; cog=COG0778; pfam=PF00881; superfamily=55469) — protein MIDTIEFLKTRRSVKPREMSGPGPSPAELETILTIGARVPDHGKLAPWRFIVFEGDARSRAGDVIAAVFARKNPDAPVDDIEAERRRLMEAPLVIAVVSVTKPHPKIPPWEQELSAGASAMNILTSATALGYGANWLTGWYAFDRDVLDGLGLLPNEKLAGFIHIGKSSKPNEDRPRPVLADLITRF, from the coding sequence GTGATCGACACCATCGAATTCCTGAAGACCCGCCGCTCCGTCAAGCCGCGCGAGATGAGCGGCCCCGGCCCCTCGCCGGCCGAGCTGGAGACCATCCTGACCATCGGCGCCCGGGTGCCGGATCACGGCAAGCTGGCGCCGTGGCGCTTCATCGTGTTCGAGGGCGACGCGCGTTCGCGCGCCGGTGACGTCATCGCCGCCGTGTTCGCGCGCAAGAATCCGGATGCGCCGGTTGACGATATCGAGGCCGAGAGGCGCCGGCTGATGGAAGCCCCACTGGTGATCGCGGTGGTCAGCGTGACCAAGCCGCATCCGAAGATACCGCCGTGGGAGCAGGAACTATCAGCGGGCGCCAGCGCCATGAATATCCTCACCTCGGCGACCGCACTGGGCTACGGCGCCAACTGGCTGACCGGCTGGTACGCGTTCGATCGCGACGTCCTCGACGGGCTTGGCCTGCTGCCGAACGAGAAGCTCGCCGGCTTCATCCATATCGGCAAATCATCGAAGCCGAACGAAGACCGGCCGCGGCCGGTGCTTGCCGATCTCATCACGCGGTTCTAG
- a CDS encoding diguanylate cyclase (GGDEF)-like protein/PAS domain S-box-containing protein (product_source=TIGR00254/TIGR00229; cath_funfam=3.20.20.450,3.30.450.20,3.30.70.270; cog=COG5001; pfam=PF00563,PF00990,PF13188; smart=SM00052,SM00091,SM00267; superfamily=141868,55073,55785; tigrfam=TIGR00229,TIGR00254): MCERKYSERDVVTAARKLSGQLDTKLFGDMPALQRKWHAALRPGQVLPSYEEVMLGSLGRMADHIVLLKGDGASLEVSRSGRYVQQWLGDERWDIPLDSLTPDCAVALAEAASCALQTNRPHTSVAHCVRDGHVHTYDILALPTSSRWGGRLIGAYVNEQGARYNLVDAIFSSTDEGIVSLAAIRDSASKAFDFQIVHLNQGASRLLKVASTELQWRRLSAGGHALCLPGVRQWLLSMIASGSHDQFEIDSEDRNLRLSATAFGDLVSLTVSDVTDIKRREDSFRLLFDSNPMPMWVFDADTMDFLSVNDAAVQHYGYDRASFLRMQLKQIWPRDEWDIHSKALKQLGDAYQSDRNWRHLKADGSEIQVLTYGRRVTFEGRDGFLVAIVDITERRKAEARVAHMAHHDSLTELPNRVFYQERLSQALDLNDATKHVAVLCVDLDLFKNVNDSFGHPMGDRLLKMVAGRMRTEVRGNNLVARLGGDEFAVVLASDVSPNEANDFAARLIEILSVPYDMDGVEVVIGASIGIALSPGDGESSEELMRNADMALYRAKSEGGGGHRFFEREMDRQAQKRRDMELDLRSAFANGEFELHYQPLVDLAADRITGFEALLRWRHPEKGMISPADFIPVAEDIGLIVTLGEWVLRKACAEAAKWPSDIKIAVNLSPVQFRSRNIVQIVIAALAYSGLSPLRLELEITESLFLAETEANLAILHQLRALGVRISMDDFGTGYSSLSYLRSFPFDKIKIDRSFVKDLVGRPDCVAIVRAISGLGRSLNITTTAEGVETVDQLDWLRAEGCNEVQGFLFSAARPASEVEELLRKFGNRASQAA, translated from the coding sequence GTGTGTGAGCGCAAGTATTCGGAAAGGGACGTCGTGACCGCGGCCAGAAAATTATCCGGGCAACTGGACACAAAGCTGTTCGGCGACATGCCCGCTTTGCAACGCAAGTGGCACGCTGCGCTCCGTCCCGGGCAAGTGCTGCCCAGCTACGAAGAGGTGATGCTCGGCAGCCTCGGCCGGATGGCCGATCACATCGTTCTCCTGAAAGGCGACGGTGCGTCGCTCGAAGTGTCGCGCAGTGGCCGTTACGTTCAGCAATGGCTGGGCGATGAACGCTGGGATATTCCGCTCGATTCCCTGACGCCGGATTGTGCGGTGGCGCTGGCAGAAGCCGCAAGCTGCGCGCTGCAGACCAACCGGCCGCACACGTCGGTGGCGCATTGCGTCCGCGACGGCCATGTCCACACCTATGACATCCTCGCGCTGCCGACCTCGTCGCGCTGGGGCGGCCGGCTGATCGGAGCCTATGTCAACGAGCAGGGCGCCCGCTACAATCTGGTCGATGCGATCTTTTCCTCCACCGACGAAGGCATCGTGTCGCTGGCGGCAATCCGCGATTCTGCCAGCAAGGCGTTCGATTTCCAGATCGTGCATCTCAACCAGGGCGCATCGCGGCTGCTGAAGGTGGCATCGACCGAGCTACAGTGGCGCCGGCTCAGCGCCGGCGGACATGCCTTGTGTTTGCCCGGCGTCAGGCAATGGCTGCTGTCGATGATCGCCAGCGGCTCCCACGACCAGTTCGAGATCGACAGCGAGGACCGCAACCTGCGGCTCAGCGCCACCGCGTTCGGCGATCTCGTCTCGCTGACGGTCTCCGACGTCACCGATATCAAGCGCCGCGAAGATTCGTTCCGGCTGCTGTTCGACAGCAATCCGATGCCAATGTGGGTGTTCGACGCCGACACCATGGACTTCCTCAGCGTCAACGACGCCGCGGTCCAACATTACGGCTACGACCGCGCCAGCTTTCTGCGCATGCAGCTCAAGCAGATCTGGCCGCGGGACGAATGGGATATTCATTCCAAGGCGCTGAAGCAGCTCGGCGACGCCTATCAGTCGGATCGCAACTGGCGCCATCTGAAGGCCGACGGCAGCGAGATCCAGGTGCTGACTTATGGGCGCCGCGTGACGTTCGAAGGCCGCGACGGCTTTCTGGTCGCCATCGTCGATATCACCGAGCGCCGCAAGGCCGAGGCACGGGTGGCGCATATGGCGCATCACGACAGCCTCACCGAATTGCCGAACCGCGTCTTCTACCAGGAGCGCCTGAGTCAGGCGCTCGACCTCAACGACGCGACCAAGCACGTCGCGGTGCTGTGCGTCGATCTCGACCTGTTCAAGAACGTCAACGACTCCTTCGGCCATCCCATGGGTGACCGGCTGCTGAAGATGGTAGCCGGCCGGATGCGCACGGAGGTGCGTGGCAATAATCTGGTGGCGCGGCTTGGCGGCGACGAATTCGCCGTCGTGCTGGCGTCGGACGTCTCGCCCAACGAGGCCAACGATTTCGCGGCGCGGCTGATCGAGATCCTCAGCGTGCCCTATGACATGGATGGCGTCGAAGTGGTGATCGGCGCCAGCATTGGCATTGCACTGTCGCCCGGCGACGGCGAATCCAGCGAGGAGCTGATGCGCAATGCCGACATGGCGCTGTACCGCGCCAAGTCGGAAGGCGGCGGCGGGCACCGCTTCTTCGAACGCGAGATGGACCGCCAGGCGCAGAAGCGACGCGACATGGAGCTGGATCTGCGCAGCGCCTTCGCCAACGGCGAATTCGAACTACATTATCAGCCGCTGGTCGATCTTGCCGCCGACCGCATCACCGGCTTCGAGGCGCTGCTGCGCTGGCGGCATCCGGAAAAGGGCATGATCTCGCCGGCGGATTTCATCCCGGTCGCCGAGGACATCGGCCTGATCGTCACGCTCGGCGAATGGGTATTGCGCAAGGCCTGCGCCGAGGCGGCGAAGTGGCCGTCGGATATCAAGATCGCGGTCAACCTGTCGCCGGTCCAGTTCCGCAGCCGCAACATCGTGCAGATCGTGATCGCCGCGCTGGCCTATTCCGGCCTGTCGCCGCTGAGGCTCGAACTGGAAATCACGGAGTCGCTGTTTCTTGCCGAGACCGAAGCCAATCTGGCGATCCTGCATCAGCTCCGCGCGCTCGGCGTCCGCATCTCGATGGACGATTTCGGTACCGGCTATTCCAGCCTGAGCTATCTGCGCAGCTTTCCGTTCGACAAGATCAAGATCGACCGTTCCTTTGTAAAGGACCTCGTTGGCCGGCCGGATTGCGTCGCAATCGTGCGCGCGATCTCCGGCCTCGGCCGCAGCCTCAACATCACCACCACGGCGGAAGGCGTCGAAACCGTCGATCAGCTCGACTGGCTGCGGGCCGAAGGCTGCAATGAGGTGCAGGGCTTTCTGTTCAGCGCTGCCAGGCCGGCGTCGGAGGTCGAGGAGTTGTTGCGCAAATTCGGCAATCGCGCCTCGCAGGCGGCCTAG